Proteins found in one Solitalea lacus genomic segment:
- a CDS encoding nickel-binding protein: MALFMDLHKASEGEEGMPSIEEIKCCHMADLKIQAKYGVRFIQYWINTEAGLFFCLMEGPDKESCAAVHHEAHGNMACNIIELQGGDYNAYMGNESTKNEFDLVENPDGTLDTGIRVILMVDIITPVNGQNLYDQIKNAFKKFKGREANHGGDRIMCVFNSSSHAIDCAKTILTDFEIANKDGVEVRIGISAGGPVNDGIDFFGSSIRLANKLCDIAQSNQIIVSTEVKELTKGTLITTDNENGVLRIITPVDEKFVNALIEAVESMEGNSTFSVESLSKSVGMSKAQLYRKTTSLTGHSPNYFIQEQRLKKALKLIKKKSGNIAEIAFEVGFSSPSYFTKSFQNRFGILPTQAQR; this comes from the coding sequence ATGGCACTTTTTATGGATTTGCATAAAGCTTCCGAAGGTGAGGAAGGAATGCCCAGCATTGAAGAGATAAAATGTTGTCATATGGCCGACTTGAAAATACAAGCTAAATACGGAGTTCGGTTTATACAATATTGGATTAACACTGAAGCAGGATTGTTCTTTTGTTTGATGGAAGGTCCGGATAAGGAATCGTGTGCTGCCGTACATCACGAAGCACATGGTAATATGGCGTGTAATATAATTGAACTGCAAGGCGGCGATTACAACGCGTACATGGGTAATGAAAGCACTAAAAATGAATTTGATTTAGTTGAAAACCCCGATGGAACATTGGATACTGGGATTAGAGTGATTTTAATGGTTGATATTATCACGCCGGTTAATGGCCAAAATCTCTATGATCAAATTAAAAATGCATTTAAAAAATTTAAAGGCAGGGAAGCAAACCACGGAGGCGATCGGATAATGTGTGTTTTTAACTCCAGTTCACATGCAATTGATTGCGCAAAAACAATCCTTACTGATTTCGAAATTGCAAATAAAGATGGGGTAGAAGTGCGCATTGGTATAAGTGCGGGCGGACCGGTAAACGACGGGATTGATTTTTTTGGCAGCAGCATTCGACTCGCAAATAAGTTATGCGATATAGCGCAAAGCAATCAAATTATTGTATCCACAGAGGTCAAGGAGTTAACTAAAGGCACTCTCATCACAACTGACAATGAAAACGGCGTATTAAGAATCATTACTCCGGTTGATGAAAAGTTTGTAAACGCATTGATTGAAGCGGTTGAGTCAATGGAAGGCAATTCAACATTTAGTGTGGAGAGTCTAAGCAAAAGCGTCGGCATGAGCAAAGCTCAACTCTATCGAAAAACGACCTCTTTAACAGGCCATTCCCCCAACTATTTTATCCAGGAACAACGGCTGAAAAAAGCCTTGAAATTGATTAAGAAGAAATCAGGCAACATAGCCGAAATCGCCTTTGAAGTGGGATTTAGCAGTCCGTCCTATTTTACAAAGAGTTTCCAAAACCGTTTTGGGATATTACCCACTCAAGCTCAGAGGTAA
- a CDS encoding alginate export family protein: MTVIVLIAITSNAQITLTGELRPRFEYRHGYKALSETNMDAAAFISQRTRLNLGYANDKLQTKLALQDVRVWGNQSQLNASDALFSLHEAWGEYAFTKRFSAKLGRQEIAYDDERIMGAVNWSQQGRSHDAAVLKYVDSTLTMHIGFAFNQDQEQFKTTKYTIANSYKDMQYLWLNKKWSNLALSYLFLNVGQQSPEINSDSRHSFTTGTHLTYKIGKLAAVGKGYYSGGIDVNKKDIQAFLIGGDLTYGSLHKFSVTAGYEFQSGQSQTNTSTKYNKVNHSFNPVFGTNHPFNGYMDYFYSGNHLNSVGLQDIFLRLKYKTEKWWTTTDVHGFSSAAGVLDKKEFAATGEYKAMNSYLGTEIDLTLNYAINPTFVISGGYSQMFGTESMKALRGGQTDEISNWAYIMIGIKPNFLK, encoded by the coding sequence ATGACAGTTATAGTTTTAATAGCCATTACTTCAAATGCACAAATTACACTAACAGGAGAATTACGTCCTCGTTTTGAATACAGGCATGGATATAAAGCTTTGTCAGAAACGAATATGGACGCTGCGGCCTTCATTTCTCAACGTACCCGTCTGAATTTGGGATATGCAAACGATAAATTACAAACCAAATTGGCATTACAGGACGTGAGAGTTTGGGGAAACCAATCTCAACTAAATGCAAGTGACGCATTATTTTCTTTACATGAAGCATGGGGAGAATATGCGTTTACAAAAAGATTTTCTGCCAAATTGGGACGCCAGGAAATTGCTTATGATGACGAAAGAATAATGGGAGCGGTTAACTGGAGTCAGCAAGGCAGGTCGCATGATGCAGCTGTTTTAAAATATGTTGACAGCACACTGACCATGCATATTGGTTTTGCATTTAACCAGGACCAAGAGCAATTCAAAACAACAAAATATACTATTGCCAACAGTTATAAAGATATGCAGTATTTATGGCTGAATAAAAAATGGAGTAACCTTGCATTAAGTTACCTATTTCTTAATGTGGGACAGCAATCGCCTGAAATAAATAGTGATTCCCGACATAGCTTTACAACCGGAACACACCTAACATATAAGATCGGAAAATTAGCAGCTGTTGGAAAAGGATATTATTCGGGAGGCATTGATGTAAATAAGAAAGACATACAGGCCTTTCTAATTGGGGGGGATTTAACCTATGGTTCTTTACATAAATTTTCTGTAACTGCAGGTTATGAATTTCAATCCGGCCAAAGTCAGACTAATACGAGCACCAAATATAATAAGGTTAATCACTCGTTTAATCCGGTCTTTGGAACCAATCATCCATTCAACGGCTATATGGATTATTTTTATTCAGGAAATCATCTTAATAGTGTGGGGCTGCAAGATATTTTTCTGCGGTTAAAATATAAAACCGAAAAATGGTGGACTACCACTGACGTACATGGGTTTTCTTCTGCAGCTGGAGTGTTGGACAAAAAGGAATTTGCCGCAACAGGAGAATATAAGGCGATGAATTCCTATTTAGGAACGGAGATTGATTTAACCCTTAACTATGCAATTAATCCTACATTCGTTATCTCTGGTGGTTATTCACAAATGTTTGGAACGGAAAGTATGAAGGCCTTACGGGGCGGACAAACTGACGAAATAAGCAATTGGGCTTATATAATGATTGGGATTAAGCCTAATTTCTTAAAATAA
- a CDS encoding DUF4242 domain-containing protein, giving the protein MERVISVIHINSSLKFKPMKSLISLFAVFGLFFLACGANAKNVETDMDLAGIQDSNSNKAHYYIDVHNLEPGKVSLADVQDAHKKDLAAQGKYNVSFINFWVDEQQGKVYCLSKANDEESITSTHKEAHGLLPSAIYEVTEGQAAAMTGKKQLFIDVHELGPGKVTAKDVAGAHAKDLAVEGKYGVNFINYWVDEKNGVVFCLSEAANSTAIINTHKEAHGLVPAYIMKVKQGE; this is encoded by the coding sequence ATGGAACGAGTAATTTCAGTTATTCACATTAATTCATCTTTAAAATTTAAACCCATGAAATCTTTAATTTCGCTTTTCGCAGTATTTGGATTGTTTTTTCTTGCCTGCGGCGCTAATGCTAAAAACGTAGAAACCGACATGGATCTGGCGGGTATTCAGGATTCTAACTCTAACAAAGCGCATTATTACATTGATGTACATAATCTGGAGCCAGGCAAAGTTTCCCTGGCCGATGTACAGGACGCACATAAAAAAGACCTTGCCGCCCAAGGCAAATACAATGTAAGCTTTATTAACTTTTGGGTCGACGAGCAACAAGGCAAGGTGTATTGCCTCTCGAAAGCCAATGATGAAGAATCAATAACAAGTACCCATAAAGAAGCACATGGTCTACTGCCTTCCGCGATTTACGAAGTAACCGAAGGGCAAGCAGCCGCGATGACAGGTAAAAAACAGTTATTCATTGATGTTCATGAACTAGGCCCAGGCAAAGTAACTGCAAAAGATGTAGCCGGCGCACACGCTAAAGATTTGGCCGTGGAAGGCAAATACGGCGTCAACTTTATTAACTATTGGGTCGACGAAAAAAACGGTGTAGTGTTCTGTTTGTCTGAAGCTGCCAATTCAACCGCAATCATAAACACTCATAAAGAAGCTCATGGTTTAGTGCCTGCTTATATTATGAAAGTGAAACAAGGCGAATGA
- a CDS encoding erythromycin esterase family protein, protein MMNFISKYIKITLFFALAYMLPFSLLAQDELVTAINNKLIPVNTLSPSDDFSDLEQLKNIFKDKKIVGLGEATHATKEFFDYKHRLLRFMVTELGFKTFIIEADFAGSKVMNDYVLYGKGDPYTGLKKMGIGVWMMTEFLEMVEWIKEYNSTKALEDKVKFYGCDMQVGLFAAQAIKEGLGSKIELLSDDSKKGLDMIINWRYHVSTGAENSLLKNTISELNRYFPAKADTNQLELFKQYIRVLEQNIEFIHAKDWFQQDKVRDKYMAENCKWIYQFESKGKAIIWAHNGHVSKDITMNNNLPMGNYLAKVFPQEYYVMGFGFNSGKLGGFKQKDGTWIRVTYSIPDVQIKNSSDYVFKQCDKPNFILDFNTASTNPIIADFLNKKVNSRLIGGVYHANKQAKGGDGAYQALIKMYDAIIFIRETNASTALKMSHFLN, encoded by the coding sequence ATGATGAATTTTATTTCTAAGTATATCAAAATAACATTGTTTTTTGCTTTGGCTTACATGTTGCCATTTTCATTACTAGCTCAAGATGAACTGGTTACTGCTATTAACAATAAACTAATTCCTGTTAATACGCTATCTCCCAGTGATGATTTTTCTGACCTTGAGCAGCTAAAGAATATATTTAAGGACAAAAAAATTGTTGGTCTTGGGGAAGCTACACACGCAACCAAAGAGTTCTTTGATTATAAACATCGATTATTACGATTTATGGTAACTGAACTCGGGTTTAAAACATTTATTATTGAGGCTGATTTTGCAGGCTCAAAGGTAATGAACGATTATGTCTTATATGGAAAAGGCGACCCTTATACCGGTCTAAAAAAAATGGGAATAGGGGTTTGGATGATGACCGAATTTTTGGAGATGGTGGAATGGATCAAGGAGTATAATTCAACAAAAGCATTGGAGGATAAGGTGAAATTTTATGGTTGTGATATGCAGGTGGGTTTGTTTGCAGCGCAAGCCATTAAAGAAGGTTTAGGATCAAAAATAGAATTGCTTTCTGATGATAGCAAAAAAGGGTTGGACATGATCATTAACTGGCGCTACCATGTATCCACGGGTGCTGAAAATAGTTTATTGAAAAATACCATTTCAGAGTTAAACAGATATTTTCCTGCTAAAGCTGATACAAATCAATTGGAATTATTCAAACAATACATTCGTGTATTAGAGCAAAACATAGAGTTTATTCATGCTAAAGATTGGTTTCAACAGGATAAAGTAAGAGATAAATACATGGCAGAGAATTGTAAATGGATTTATCAGTTTGAATCAAAAGGAAAAGCAATTATCTGGGCGCACAATGGCCATGTTTCAAAGGATATTACGATGAACAACAATCTACCAATGGGGAATTACTTAGCAAAAGTATTTCCACAAGAGTACTATGTAATGGGCTTTGGATTTAATTCGGGTAAATTAGGAGGGTTCAAGCAAAAAGACGGAACATGGATTCGTGTTACTTATTCAATTCCAGATGTTCAAATTAAAAACTCTAGTGATTATGTATTTAAACAATGTGATAAGCCTAATTTCATCTTAGATTTTAATACGGCATCTACTAATCCCATTATTGCTGATTTTCTTAATAAAAAAGTAAACTCTCGTTTAATCGGAGGGGTTTATCATGCAAATAAACAAGCTAAAGGTGGAGATGGAGCATATCAAGCACTTATAAAAATGTATGATGCAATTATCTTTATAAGAGAAACTAATGCATCCACTGCATTGAAAATGAGCCATTTTCTAAATTAA
- a CDS encoding helix-turn-helix transcriptional regulator has protein sequence MRSKKQPLLPKFQKVLEQMGENIKLARKRRTLTTIQVAERAGIDRTTLYHIEKGNPSVSLRAYFNVFRVLGLQDDFLKLAADDEFGRKLQDLKLIGKS, from the coding sequence ATGCGTTCCAAAAAGCAACCACTTCTTCCCAAATTTCAAAAAGTATTAGAGCAAATGGGAGAAAATATCAAGCTTGCCAGAAAAAGACGTACCCTAACAACCATACAAGTGGCCGAACGGGCAGGCATAGACCGTACAACTTTGTATCATATAGAAAAAGGCAATCCGAGTGTATCCCTAAGGGCTTACTTTAATGTGTTCAGAGTGCTGGGTTTGCAGGATGATTTTCTAAAGCTGGCTGCAGATGATGAGTTTGGACGGAAGTTGCAGGATTTAAAATTGATTGGGAAGTCGTAA